One genomic region from Stackebrandtia nassauensis DSM 44728 encodes:
- a CDS encoding ABC transporter ATP-binding protein: MPPSTTEPDGSDPVLAADGLTKHFPVRHAGRRRKAVHAVDAVDLQLRRGRVVALVGESGSGKSTVARLLAQLYPATSGRVLLHGEPVAVKFGRRFRAYCRRVQLIFQDPFASLNPVHTVGYVLRRSLRIHHPGLSGQELHQRLCGLLEKVHLNPPERFLDKFPHELSGGQRQRIAIARALGANPEVLLADEPVSMLDVSIRLGVLNLLAELKDDLDLAILYITHDIASARYFAEQTVVMYAGRVVERGDSEDVTQRPAHPYTKLLIASAPDPDALGGGEAPPARGEPPSLISPPTGCRFHPRCPQAMDRCRTETPGFFPVRDGHEAACWLYADEGGTS; this comes from the coding sequence ATGCCGCCATCCACCACGGAGCCGGACGGGTCCGATCCGGTACTGGCCGCCGACGGCCTGACCAAGCACTTTCCCGTCCGGCACGCCGGTCGGCGCCGCAAGGCGGTGCACGCCGTCGACGCGGTGGACTTGCAACTGCGCCGGGGCCGGGTCGTCGCGCTGGTCGGCGAATCCGGCTCCGGTAAATCCACTGTGGCCAGGCTGCTGGCGCAGCTGTATCCGGCCACCTCCGGGCGGGTGCTGCTGCACGGCGAGCCGGTGGCGGTGAAGTTCGGCCGCAGGTTCCGGGCCTACTGCCGTCGGGTACAGCTGATCTTCCAGGACCCGTTCGCGTCCCTCAACCCGGTGCACACCGTCGGGTATGTGCTGCGGCGCAGCCTGCGCATCCACCATCCGGGGCTGAGCGGTCAGGAACTGCACCAACGCCTGTGCGGGCTGCTGGAGAAGGTGCACCTGAATCCGCCGGAGCGGTTCCTCGACAAGTTCCCGCACGAGCTGTCGGGCGGGCAGCGGCAGCGCATCGCCATCGCCCGAGCGCTGGGCGCCAACCCCGAGGTGCTGCTGGCCGACGAGCCGGTGTCGATGCTGGACGTGTCGATCCGCCTGGGCGTGCTGAACCTGTTGGCGGAGTTGAAGGACGACCTGGACCTGGCGATCCTGTACATCACCCACGACATCGCCTCGGCGCGCTACTTCGCGGAGCAGACCGTGGTGATGTACGCCGGACGGGTGGTCGAGCGCGGCGACAGCGAGGACGTGACGCAGCGCCCGGCCCACCCGTACACCAAGCTGCTGATCGCCTCGGCCCCCGACCCGGACGCGCTGGGCGGCGGCGAGGCCCCGCCCGCGCGCGGTGAGCCGCCGAGCCTGATCTCGCCGCCGACGGGCTGCCGGTTCCATCCCCGGTGTCCACAGGCGATGGACCGCTGCCGCACCGAGACGCCGGGGTTCTTCCCGGTGAGGGACGGGCACGAGGCCGCGTGCTGGCTGTACGCCGACGAAGGGGGCACGTCGTGA
- a CDS encoding ABC transporter permease gives MRFLLRRAGFYLLTAWAAITLNFFIPRMLPGDPVQSLLNRYQGQLTSEATRSLYVLFGLDEQTSLWQQYLEYWGNIFTGDFGLSFTFFPTPVSEIVAQSLPWTLGLVGVSTVISFALGTLAGVIAGWRRGSWADTLLPVTNFFSAIPYFWIGLIAIAVFAEAWQLFPASGGWDTALVPSFSGEFIGSLITHSVLPGLTIVISSVAGWILSMRNMMVTVSSEDFVTVAHAKGLKERTVMFGYAARNAVLPNVSGFALSLGFIVSGTLLTEMVFSYPGIGYILFKAVDAKDYPLMQGVFLIITMSVLVANMLADLIYAFLDPRTRREG, from the coding sequence GTGAGGTTCCTGCTCAGACGGGCCGGGTTCTACCTGCTGACGGCGTGGGCGGCCATCACCCTGAACTTCTTCATCCCCCGGATGCTGCCCGGCGATCCGGTGCAGTCGCTGCTGAACCGGTACCAGGGTCAGCTCACCAGCGAGGCCACCCGCTCGCTGTACGTCCTGTTCGGACTGGACGAGCAGACCAGCCTGTGGCAGCAGTACCTGGAGTACTGGGGCAACATCTTCACCGGCGACTTCGGGCTGTCGTTCACGTTCTTCCCCACCCCGGTGTCGGAGATCGTCGCGCAGTCGCTGCCGTGGACGCTGGGGCTGGTCGGCGTGTCCACGGTGATCAGTTTCGCGCTCGGCACGCTGGCCGGTGTGATCGCGGGCTGGCGGCGCGGCAGCTGGGCCGACACGCTGCTGCCGGTGACGAACTTCTTCTCGGCGATCCCGTACTTCTGGATCGGGCTGATCGCCATCGCCGTGTTCGCCGAGGCCTGGCAGCTGTTCCCGGCCTCCGGCGGCTGGGACACCGCGCTGGTGCCGTCCTTCTCGGGCGAGTTCATCGGCTCGCTGATCACCCACAGTGTCCTTCCGGGCCTGACGATCGTGATCTCCTCGGTCGCGGGCTGGATCCTGAGCATGCGCAATATGATGGTGACGGTGTCCAGTGAGGATTTCGTGACGGTCGCGCACGCCAAGGGCCTCAAGGAACGCACCGTCATGTTCGGCTACGCCGCCCGCAACGCCGTGCTGCCCAACGTTTCGGGTTTCGCGCTGTCACTGGGGTTCATCGTGTCGGGCACGCTGCTGACCGAGATGGTGTTCTCGTATCCGGGCATCGGTTACATCCTGTTCAAGGCCGTCGACGCCAAGGACTACCCGCTCATGCAGGGCGTGTTCCTCATCATCACCATGTCGGTGCTGGTGGCCAACATGCTGGCCGACCTGATCTACGCGTTCCTGGATCCCCGCACCCGAAGGGAGGGCTAG
- a CDS encoding ABC transporter substrate-binding protein: MKRRSTFALLGGAAATALMGTGCGGGTASGSVLTVGMPNGPLTENNNPFSPTSASNSLGYRWVLYEPLAQVNLLEPTNEPLPWLAEKWEWSKDFQSVKLTIRDGVKWSDGKDLTADDVAFTYNLVKDTEALNLDAIPYKKATATGRIVELTFKSPQYVNQTRIIGFTPIVPEHVWSKVKDPTKDTVKKPVGSGPFTLSSWTSQAVTLKVRDDYWGDKPKVKEMRYVSYNDNSAQTTALGNGECQWSYVFMPDYKKVFIKKDPENHRLWFPSGLGIHVLFINNARKPFDDPELRKAMNLVVDREAVHKQGESGLYPLVESPTGIPSPVGDDYIADKYKNVKHKVDVKKAKKILEDAGYTLKGGKLETPDGKAVTMKLIDPTGWSDYLASLQIIADNLSTIGIKAEVDSVTVDDWNEKLFTGDFDASLHWTNTGSTPWDLFSNIMDGAHYKEIGEKASWNFGRFKSDEATEALSTYADTDDEDTRKKALETLQDIMVEEVPVIPLVAGPIGAVFSTKHWVGWPDDDNPYSMSQPTQPSSSLILTRLKPA, encoded by the coding sequence ATGAAAAGACGCTCCACCTTCGCCCTGTTGGGCGGTGCCGCGGCGACGGCCCTGATGGGCACCGGTTGCGGTGGCGGCACGGCCTCCGGATCGGTGCTGACCGTCGGCATGCCGAACGGCCCGCTCACCGAGAACAACAACCCGTTCAGCCCCACCTCGGCGTCCAACTCGCTGGGTTACCGGTGGGTGCTGTACGAGCCGCTGGCGCAGGTGAACCTGCTGGAACCGACCAACGAGCCGCTGCCGTGGCTGGCGGAGAAGTGGGAGTGGTCCAAGGACTTCCAGTCGGTCAAACTGACCATCCGCGACGGTGTCAAGTGGTCGGACGGCAAGGACCTGACGGCAGACGACGTCGCGTTCACGTACAACCTCGTCAAGGACACCGAGGCCCTCAACCTCGACGCGATCCCCTACAAGAAGGCCACCGCGACGGGGCGGATCGTGGAGCTGACCTTCAAGTCGCCCCAGTACGTCAACCAGACCCGCATCATCGGCTTCACCCCGATCGTCCCCGAACACGTGTGGTCCAAGGTCAAGGACCCGACCAAGGACACCGTGAAGAAGCCGGTGGGCAGCGGCCCGTTCACGCTGTCCTCGTGGACCTCGCAGGCGGTGACGCTCAAGGTCAGGGACGACTACTGGGGCGACAAGCCCAAGGTCAAGGAGATGCGTTACGTCTCCTACAACGACAACAGCGCCCAGACCACCGCGCTGGGCAACGGCGAATGCCAGTGGTCCTATGTGTTCATGCCGGACTACAAGAAGGTGTTCATCAAGAAGGACCCCGAGAACCACCGACTGTGGTTCCCCTCGGGCCTGGGCATCCACGTCCTGTTCATCAACAACGCCCGCAAGCCCTTCGACGACCCGGAACTGCGCAAGGCCATGAACCTGGTCGTCGACCGGGAGGCCGTGCACAAGCAGGGCGAGTCCGGACTGTACCCGCTGGTCGAGAGCCCCACCGGCATTCCCAGCCCGGTCGGCGACGACTACATCGCCGACAAGTACAAGAACGTCAAGCACAAGGTGGACGTCAAGAAGGCGAAGAAGATCCTGGAGGATGCCGGGTACACGCTCAAGGGCGGCAAGCTCGAGACGCCCGACGGCAAGGCCGTCACGATGAAGCTCATCGACCCGACCGGCTGGTCGGACTACCTGGCGAGCCTGCAGATCATCGCCGACAACCTGTCGACCATCGGCATCAAGGCCGAGGTCGACAGCGTGACCGTCGACGACTGGAACGAGAAACTGTTCACCGGCGACTTCGACGCCAGTCTGCACTGGACGAACACCGGCTCCACGCCCTGGGACCTGTTCTCCAACATCATGGACGGCGCGCACTACAAGGAGATCGGCGAGAAGGCCTCGTGGAACTTCGGCCGGTTCAAGAGCGATGAAGCCACCGAGGCGCTGTCGACCTATGCCGACACCGACGACGAGGACACCCGCAAGAAGGCTCTGGAGACCTTGCAGGACATCATGGTCGAGGAGGTGCCGGTCATTCCGCTGGTCGCCGGGCCCATCGGCGCCGTGTTCTCCACAAAGCACTGGGTCGGTTGGCCCGATGACGACAACCCGTACTCGATGTCGCAGCCGACTCAGCCGTCCTCCTCGCTGATCCTCACCCGGCTCAAACCCGCCTAG
- a CDS encoding ABC transporter permease yields the protein MTTPTVTAPGDAERRAANRLLFFRNRKTLIGLGILGFFVVMAIVGEWIAPYDPSKTSPDVLQPPSAQHWLGTTNTGQDIASQLLVGTRGVLLVGLLAGLAATVLSVIVGVTAGFLGGVGDEILSLVANIFLVIPALPLIIIVAGLLPEAGGITVAVVISLTGWAWGSRVLRAQTLSLRRRDFVEAARANGESMWRLVIFEILPNLTAVIAAGFVGTVIFAILSEIALAFIGVTSISEWNWGTILFWAQSNQALAQGAWWWFVPAGLCIAGVGTALTLINFGIDEFVNPRLRTTGRDAKLLRAKRIRARVGFTPVLRQEKR from the coding sequence ATGACCACCCCCACCGTCACCGCCCCCGGCGACGCCGAACGGCGGGCCGCCAACCGGTTGCTGTTCTTCCGCAACCGCAAGACCCTCATCGGGCTGGGCATCCTCGGCTTCTTCGTCGTGATGGCGATCGTCGGCGAATGGATCGCGCCCTACGACCCGTCCAAGACCTCACCGGACGTACTGCAACCGCCGTCGGCGCAGCACTGGCTGGGCACCACCAACACCGGACAGGACATCGCCTCGCAGCTGCTGGTCGGCACCCGGGGCGTCCTGCTCGTGGGACTGCTGGCGGGGCTGGCGGCCACGGTGCTGTCGGTGATCGTCGGCGTCACCGCCGGGTTCCTGGGCGGCGTCGGCGACGAGATCCTCTCCCTGGTGGCCAACATCTTCCTGGTGATCCCGGCGCTGCCGCTGATCATCATCGTGGCCGGGCTGCTGCCCGAGGCGGGCGGCATCACCGTCGCGGTGGTGATCTCGCTGACCGGCTGGGCCTGGGGTTCGCGGGTGCTGCGCGCCCAGACGCTGTCGCTGCGGCGCCGCGACTTCGTCGAGGCCGCCCGCGCCAACGGCGAATCCATGTGGCGGCTGGTGATCTTCGAGATCCTGCCGAACCTGACCGCCGTCATCGCCGCCGGTTTCGTCGGCACCGTGATCTTCGCGATCCTGTCCGAGATCGCGCTGGCCTTCATCGGCGTCACCAGCATCTCGGAATGGAACTGGGGCACGATCCTGTTCTGGGCGCAGAGCAACCAAGCGCTCGCCCAGGGCGCCTGGTGGTGGTTCGTACCCGCCGGCCTGTGCATCGCGGGCGTCGGCACCGCCCTGACCCTCATCAACTTCGGTATCGACGAATTCGTCAACCCCCGGCTGCGCACCACCGGCCGGGACGCCAAACTGTTGCGCGCCAAACGTATCCGCGCCAGGGTCGGTTTCACCCCGGTACTGAGGCAGGAGAAACGATGA